A part of Capsicum annuum cultivar UCD-10X-F1 chromosome 6, UCD10Xv1.1, whole genome shotgun sequence genomic DNA contains:
- the LOC107872898 gene encoding ribose-phosphate pyrophosphokinase 1 isoform X3, which yields MGLELGKINIKRFADGEIYIQLQESVRGCDVFLIQPTCPPANENLMELCVMVDACRRASAKNITAVIPYFGYARADRKAQSRQSIAAKLVGNIITEAGADRVLACDLHSGQSMGYFDIPVDHVYCQPVILDYLASKKICSNDLVVVSPDVGGVARARAFAKELSAPLAIVDKRRQDHNLAEVMNLIGDVKGKVAVMVDDMIDTAGTIAKGAELLHEEGAREIYACCTHGVFSPPAVERLSSGLFQEVITTNTIPVMDKNYFPQLTVLSVANLLGETIWRIHGDRSVTSIFQ from the exons ATGGGGCTTGAACTGGGAAAGATCAACATCAAGCGTTTTGCTGATGGTGAAATTTATATCCAATTGCAAGAAAGTGTTCGAGGATGTGATGTTTTCTTGATTCAGCCCACTTGTCCTCCAGCCAATGAAAACCTTATGGAGCTTTGTGTGATGGTAGATGCATGCCGAAGGGCTTCAGCCAAAAATATCACTGCAGTGATTCCATATTTTGGATATGCCAGAGCTGATAGGAAG GCACAAAGTCGTCAATCCATTGCTGCCAAATTGGTCGGGAACATTATAACAGAAGCAGGTGCCGATCGTGTTCTAGCTTGTGATCTTCACTCTGGGCAATCCATGGGTTATTTTGACATTCCAGTGGATCATGTATATTGTCAG CCTGTTATCCTTGATTACCTTGCTAGCAAGAAGATTTGTTCCAATGATCTGGTGGTGGTCTCTCCTGATGTCGGGGGAGTTGCTAGAGCACGTGCTTTTGCAAAAGAGTTATCTGCACCTTTAGCCATTGTTGACAAGAGACGCCAGGATCACAATCTTGCCGAG GTTATGAACCTGATTGGTGATGTTAAAGGAAAAGTTGCAGTCATGGTTGATGACATGATTGACACAGCAG GGACTATTGCCAAAGGTGCAGAACTTTTGCACGAGGAGGGAGCAAGGGAAATTTATGCATGCTGTACACATGGTGTTTTTAG CCCCCCTGCAGTGGAAAGGTTGTCAAGTGGGCTATTTCAAGAGGTTATCACGACAAACACAATTCCTGTGATGGACAAAAACTATTTCCCACAGCTGACTGTTCTTTCAGTTGCAAACCTTCTTGGTGAAACAATTTGGCGCATACATGGCGATCGTTCTGTGACTAGCATTTTTCAGTAG
- the LOC107872898 gene encoding ribose-phosphate pyrophosphokinase 1 isoform X1: MACSTLPSSSSTTTTTTNNNNNNSLFSSSFSRCSSLHRTNFIPKRTRGPNYINCEINEPANEKPIVPIINDETLPKFLRAKRLQNAVGRNNTKLNPKLKLFSGTANPSLSQEIVWNMGLELGKINIKRFADGEIYIQLQESVRGCDVFLIQPTCPPANENLMELCVMVDACRRASAKNITAVIPYFGYARADRKAQSRQSIAAKLVGNIITEAGADRVLACDLHSGQSMGYFDIPVDHVYCQPVILDYLASKKICSNDLVVVSPDVGGVARARAFAKELSAPLAIVDKRRQDHNLAEVMNLIGDVKGKVAVMVDDMIDTAGTIAKGAELLHEEGAREIYACCTHGVFSPPAVERLSSGLFQEVITTNTIPVMDKNYFPQLTVLSVANLLGETIWRIHGDRSVTSIFQ; this comes from the exons ATGGCTTGCTCCACCTTGCCCTCTTCCtcttctactactactactactactaataataataataataattctctcttctcttcttctttttctcgtTGTTCTTCTCTCCATCGCACAAACTTCATTCCCAAACGTACCCGTGGTCCCAACTACATC AATTGTGAAATCAATGAACCGGCGAATGAGAAGCCTATTGTGCCAATCATTAATGACGAGACACTTCCAAAATTCTTGCGAGCCAAACGCTTACAGAATGCAGTTGGCAGAAATAATACCAAGCTGAATCCCAAGCTGAAACTATTTTCTGGAACTGCAAATCCTTCACTTTCTCAG gAAATTGTTTGGAACATGGGGCTTGAACTGGGAAAGATCAACATCAAGCGTTTTGCTGATGGTGAAATTTATATCCAATTGCAAGAAAGTGTTCGAGGATGTGATGTTTTCTTGATTCAGCCCACTTGTCCTCCAGCCAATGAAAACCTTATGGAGCTTTGTGTGATGGTAGATGCATGCCGAAGGGCTTCAGCCAAAAATATCACTGCAGTGATTCCATATTTTGGATATGCCAGAGCTGATAGGAAG GCACAAAGTCGTCAATCCATTGCTGCCAAATTGGTCGGGAACATTATAACAGAAGCAGGTGCCGATCGTGTTCTAGCTTGTGATCTTCACTCTGGGCAATCCATGGGTTATTTTGACATTCCAGTGGATCATGTATATTGTCAG CCTGTTATCCTTGATTACCTTGCTAGCAAGAAGATTTGTTCCAATGATCTGGTGGTGGTCTCTCCTGATGTCGGGGGAGTTGCTAGAGCACGTGCTTTTGCAAAAGAGTTATCTGCACCTTTAGCCATTGTTGACAAGAGACGCCAGGATCACAATCTTGCCGAG GTTATGAACCTGATTGGTGATGTTAAAGGAAAAGTTGCAGTCATGGTTGATGACATGATTGACACAGCAG GGACTATTGCCAAAGGTGCAGAACTTTTGCACGAGGAGGGAGCAAGGGAAATTTATGCATGCTGTACACATGGTGTTTTTAG CCCCCCTGCAGTGGAAAGGTTGTCAAGTGGGCTATTTCAAGAGGTTATCACGACAAACACAATTCCTGTGATGGACAAAAACTATTTCCCACAGCTGACTGTTCTTTCAGTTGCAAACCTTCTTGGTGAAACAATTTGGCGCATACATGGCGATCGTTCTGTGACTAGCATTTTTCAGTAG
- the LOC107872898 gene encoding ribose-phosphate pyrophosphokinase 2, chloroplastic isoform X2: protein MACSTLPSSSSTTTTTTNNNNNNSLFSSSFSRCSSLHRTNFIPKRTRGPNYINCEINEPANEKPIVPIINDETLPKFLRAKRLQNAVGRNNTKLNPKLKLFSGTANPSLSQEIVWNMGLELGKINIKRFADGEIYIQLQESVRGCDVFLIQPTCPPANENLMELCVMVDACRRASAKNITAVIPYFGYARADRKAQSRQSIAAKLVGNIITEAGADRVLACDLHSGQSMGYFDIPVDHVYCQPVILDYLASKKICSNDLVVVSPDVGGVARARAFAKELSAPLAIVDKRRQDHNLAEVMNLIGDVKGKVAVMVDDMIDTAGTIAKGAELLHEEGAREIYACCTHGVFSATVLVMDQEHS, encoded by the exons ATGGCTTGCTCCACCTTGCCCTCTTCCtcttctactactactactactactaataataataataataattctctcttctcttcttctttttctcgtTGTTCTTCTCTCCATCGCACAAACTTCATTCCCAAACGTACCCGTGGTCCCAACTACATC AATTGTGAAATCAATGAACCGGCGAATGAGAAGCCTATTGTGCCAATCATTAATGACGAGACACTTCCAAAATTCTTGCGAGCCAAACGCTTACAGAATGCAGTTGGCAGAAATAATACCAAGCTGAATCCCAAGCTGAAACTATTTTCTGGAACTGCAAATCCTTCACTTTCTCAG gAAATTGTTTGGAACATGGGGCTTGAACTGGGAAAGATCAACATCAAGCGTTTTGCTGATGGTGAAATTTATATCCAATTGCAAGAAAGTGTTCGAGGATGTGATGTTTTCTTGATTCAGCCCACTTGTCCTCCAGCCAATGAAAACCTTATGGAGCTTTGTGTGATGGTAGATGCATGCCGAAGGGCTTCAGCCAAAAATATCACTGCAGTGATTCCATATTTTGGATATGCCAGAGCTGATAGGAAG GCACAAAGTCGTCAATCCATTGCTGCCAAATTGGTCGGGAACATTATAACAGAAGCAGGTGCCGATCGTGTTCTAGCTTGTGATCTTCACTCTGGGCAATCCATGGGTTATTTTGACATTCCAGTGGATCATGTATATTGTCAG CCTGTTATCCTTGATTACCTTGCTAGCAAGAAGATTTGTTCCAATGATCTGGTGGTGGTCTCTCCTGATGTCGGGGGAGTTGCTAGAGCACGTGCTTTTGCAAAAGAGTTATCTGCACCTTTAGCCATTGTTGACAAGAGACGCCAGGATCACAATCTTGCCGAG GTTATGAACCTGATTGGTGATGTTAAAGGAAAAGTTGCAGTCATGGTTGATGACATGATTGACACAGCAG GGACTATTGCCAAAGGTGCAGAACTTTTGCACGAGGAGGGAGCAAGGGAAATTTATGCATGCTGTACACATGGTGTTTTTAG TGCAACAGTACTTGTTATGGACCAGGAGCATAGTTAA